A section of the Solitalea canadensis DSM 3403 genome encodes:
- the rplR gene encoding 50S ribosomal protein L18, which produces MASKLSRRDRIKKGIRKNIAGSTERPRLTVFRSNKGIYAQIIDDVAGKTLVSASSLIDKVATTVTKSEQSKLVGKLIAEKAVAAGITSVVFDRNGYLYHGRVKSLAEGAREGGLNF; this is translated from the coding sequence ATGGCAAGTAAATTATCTCGTAGAGACAGAATAAAAAAAGGTATCAGAAAAAATATTGCCGGCAGTACTGAGCGTCCACGTTTAACTGTATTCCGTAGCAATAAAGGTATCTATGCTCAAATCATTGATGATGTTGCAGGTAAAACATTAGTTTCAGCTTCATCATTAATTGATAAAGTGGCTACAACTGTAACCAAATCAGAGCAATCAAAATTAGTAGGTAAATTAATCGCTGAAAAAGCTGTAGCGGCAGGTATTACTTCTGTAGTATTTGATCGTAATGGTTACCTGTACCACGGTCGTGTTAAATCATTGGCTGAAGGCGCGAGAGAAGGCGGATTAAACTTTTAA
- the rplF gene encoding 50S ribosomal protein L6 yields MSRIGKLPIALASNVQVTVSPDNVVTVKGPKGELTQAVDTDITVTVEDGKLVVQRPTDQKRHKALHGLYRALLNNMVKGVTEGYKITQELVGVGYRASNTGNTLDLVLGYSHHYVFQLPAEVKVTTTSEKGKNPTVILESIDKQLVGQVAAKIRSLRAPEPYKGKGIKFEGEVLRRKAGKSAGKK; encoded by the coding sequence ATGTCACGTATAGGTAAATTACCAATCGCACTAGCTTCGAACGTTCAGGTAACTGTTTCTCCTGATAACGTAGTAACTGTAAAAGGTCCTAAAGGCGAGTTAACTCAAGCCGTTGATACCGATATCACTGTTACTGTTGAAGATGGAAAATTAGTCGTTCAACGCCCTACAGACCAAAAACGTCACAAAGCATTACACGGTTTATACCGCGCTTTGTTAAACAATATGGTTAAAGGTGTGACCGAAGGATATAAAATTACACAAGAATTAGTAGGTGTTGGTTACCGTGCTTCAAACACAGGTAACACCCTTGATTTAGTGTTAGGATACTCTCACCATTATGTATTCCAATTACCAGCTGAAGTTAAAGTAACTACTACTTCAGAAAAAGGTAAGAATCCAACTGTAATACTTGAAAGTATTGATAAACAGTTGGTAGGACAGGTTGCAGCAAAGATTCGTTCTTTACGTGCTCCTGAACCATACAAAGGTAAAGGTATTAAGTTTGAAGGTGAAGTTTTACGTAGAAAAGCTGGTAAATCAGCTGGTAAGAAATAA
- the rpsH gene encoding 30S ribosomal protein S8, protein MLGDPIADYLTRVRNAIKANHRVVEIPASNIKKEITKVLFDKGYIANFKFEETGPQGVIKIALKYNPINNLSAITKIERISKPGHRQYVGTDSMPRVLNGLGVAILSTSKGVMTDKEARKHNIGGEVLCFVY, encoded by the coding sequence ATGTTAGGTGATCCAATAGCAGACTATTTAACCAGAGTAAGGAATGCCATTAAGGCCAACCACCGGGTTGTCGAAATTCCTGCATCTAATATCAAAAAGGAAATTACAAAAGTACTTTTTGATAAAGGATACATCGCAAACTTTAAGTTTGAAGAGACTGGACCTCAGGGAGTTATTAAAATCGCGTTGAAGTACAACCCGATTAATAATCTTTCTGCAATTACAAAGATTGAAAGAATTAGTAAACCAGGCCATCGCCAATACGTGGGTACAGACAGTATGCCAAGAGTATTGAATGGTTTAGGTGTTGCAATTCTTTCTACTTCAAAAGGTGTTATGACCGACAAAGAAGCGCGTAAGCACAACATTGGCGGTGAAGTATTATGTTTCGTTTATTAA
- the rpsN gene encoding 30S ribosomal protein S14 translates to MAKESVKAREVKRQKLVDKYAEKRAALKAAGDYAALDKLPKNSSPVRLHNRCKITGRPRGYMRQFGISRVLFREMASHGKIPGVTKSSW, encoded by the coding sequence ATGGCTAAAGAATCAGTAAAAGCACGCGAGGTTAAACGTCAGAAACTCGTTGATAAATACGCCGAGAAACGTGCAGCATTGAAAGCTGCCGGTGATTATGCTGCCTTAGATAAATTACCTAAGAATTCATCTCCGGTTCGCTTACACAATCGTTGTAAAATTACCGGCCGTCCACGCGGTTATATGCGTCAATTCGGTATTTCAAGGGTATTATTCCGCGAGATGGCGTCACATGGTAAAATCCCAGGTGTAACAAAATCAAGCTGGTAA
- the rplE gene encoding 50S ribosomal protein L5, producing the protein MSYEPRLKAKYTTDVVPALKEKFAYKSSMQVPKLLKICLSQGVGSAVSDKKLIDNAVEEMTIISGQKAVAAKSKKDISNFKLRKNVPIGVRVTLRDNNMFEFLDRLIAVALPRIRDFKGVNDKGFDGRGNYTLGVTEQIIFPEINIDKINKIMGMDITFVTSAETDAEAFELLKEFGLPFKK; encoded by the coding sequence ATGTCATACGAACCAAGATTAAAAGCAAAGTATACTACCGATGTAGTACCTGCTTTGAAAGAGAAATTTGCTTACAAAAGCAGCATGCAAGTTCCTAAGCTTCTTAAAATTTGTTTGAGCCAAGGTGTTGGTTCAGCAGTTTCAGATAAGAAACTTATTGATAATGCTGTTGAAGAAATGACTATCATTTCTGGTCAAAAAGCAGTAGCTGCAAAGTCGAAAAAAGATATTTCGAACTTTAAGTTACGTAAAAACGTTCCTATCGGTGTTCGTGTTACGCTTCGCGACAATAATATGTTCGAATTCCTTGATCGTTTGATCGCTGTTGCATTACCTCGTATCCGTGATTTCAAAGGTGTTAACGATAAAGGTTTTGATGGACGCGGTAACTACACTTTAGGTGTTACTGAACAAATCATTTTCCCAGAGATCAACATTGACAAAATCAATAAGATCATGGGTATGGATATTACCTTTGTAACTTCGGCTGAAACAGATGCTGAAGCGTTTGAACTGTTAAAAGAATTCGGTTTACCATTTAAAAAATAA
- the rplX gene encoding 50S ribosomal protein L24 — MKKTVKSQPKLKIRTGDLVKVIAGDAKGTQGKVLAVDIARNRATVEGANMVSKHTKPNAKNPNGGIVKMEAPINISNLKLVDPKSGKLTRVGRKLVDGKLVRYAKISGEVIK, encoded by the coding sequence ATGAAAAAAACTGTTAAATCACAGCCTAAGCTGAAAATCCGCACCGGAGATTTAGTTAAAGTTATCGCAGGTGATGCGAAAGGTACTCAAGGTAAAGTACTAGCTGTAGATATCGCAAGAAACCGTGCTACTGTAGAAGGTGCAAATATGGTTTCTAAGCATACTAAACCTAATGCTAAAAATCCTAACGGTGGTATCGTTAAGATGGAAGCACCAATCAATATCTCTAACTTGAAATTAGTTGATCCTAAATCAGGTAAATTAACTCGCGTTGGTCGTAAATTGGTTGATGGTAAATTAGTACGTTACGCAAAAATTTCAGGGGAGGTTATCAAGTAA
- the rplN gene encoding 50S ribosomal protein L14, producing the protein MIQQESRLTVADNSGAKEVLCIRVLGGTGKRYASVGDKIVVSVKHAIPSGNVKKGTVSKAVVVRTKKEVRRKDGSYIRFDDNAAVLLNNQDEPRGTRIFGPVARELREKQFMKIVSLAPEVL; encoded by the coding sequence ATGATACAACAAGAAAGCAGGCTTACTGTTGCTGATAACAGTGGTGCCAAAGAAGTATTATGTATTAGAGTTCTGGGCGGTACCGGCAAGCGTTACGCTTCTGTTGGTGACAAGATCGTTGTTTCTGTAAAACACGCTATTCCTTCAGGAAACGTTAAAAAAGGAACTGTATCTAAAGCTGTAGTAGTTCGTACCAAAAAAGAAGTACGTCGTAAAGACGGTTCATATATCCGTTTTGATGATAACGCTGCTGTGTTGTTAAACAACCAGGACGAGCCACGTGGAACTCGTATCTTTGGTCCTGTTGCCAGAGAGTTGAGAGAGAAACAATTCATGAAAATTGTATCATTAGCTCCGGAGGTGTTATAA
- the rpsQ gene encoding 30S ribosomal protein S17 has protein sequence MERNLRKVRIGKVVSNKMDKSVVVTVERKVKHPIYGKFIKKTTKFMAHDEKNECGIGDTVSIMETRPLSKNKNWRLIEIIERAK, from the coding sequence ATGGAAAGAAACTTAAGAAAAGTTAGGATCGGGAAAGTAGTCAGTAACAAAATGGACAAGTCTGTTGTGGTTACTGTTGAACGTAAAGTAAAACACCCGATTTATGGTAAGTTTATCAAGAAAACTACCAAATTTATGGCTCATGACGAGAAAAACGAGTGCGGTATCGGTGATACTGTATCTATTATGGAAACTCGTCCGCTGAGTAAGAATAAAAACTGGAGATTAATCGAAATTATTGAGAGGGCTAAATAA
- the rpmC gene encoding 50S ribosomal protein L29 produces MKYAEIKELTTEEIKARIAEEKSNLTKAKFSQAVSALENPLKIKALRKDIARLNTELTQRNNAASNQ; encoded by the coding sequence ATGAAATACGCAGAAATTAAAGAGTTAACAACAGAAGAAATCAAAGCGCGTATTGCCGAGGAAAAATCGAATTTAACGAAAGCTAAATTCAGCCAGGCAGTTTCAGCTCTTGAAAATCCTCTTAAAATCAAGGCTCTTCGTAAGGACATTGCTCGTTTAAACACTGAGTTGACTCAGCGCAATAACGCTGCTTCTAACCAGTAA
- the rplP gene encoding 50S ribosomal protein L16 encodes MLQPKRTKFRKAHKGKMKGNAKRGFELEFGSFGIKSLEECWITARQIEAARIAVTRSMKREGQVWIRIFPDKPITKKPAEVRMGKGKGAPEYWVAPVKPGRIMFEAEGVSLETAKEALRLAAQKLPVKTKFVVRRDYVEA; translated from the coding sequence ATGTTACAGCCAAAGAGAACTAAGTTTAGAAAAGCGCACAAAGGCAAAATGAAAGGCAATGCCAAGCGTGGTTTCGAACTAGAATTCGGCTCATTCGGAATCAAATCTCTTGAAGAATGCTGGATTACTGCACGCCAAATTGAGGCTGCTCGTATCGCGGTAACACGTTCAATGAAACGTGAAGGTCAAGTTTGGATCCGTATTTTCCCTGATAAGCCAATCACTAAAAAACCTGCCGAAGTACGTATGGGTAAAGGTAAAGGTGCTCCTGAATATTGGGTAGCTCCAGTTAAACCTGGTCGTATCATGTTCGAGGCAGAAGGTGTATCACTGGAAACTGCGAAAGAAGCATTGCGTTTAGCAGCTCAGAAACTTCCGGTAAAAACTAAGTTCGTAGTTCGTAGAGATTACGTTGAAGCTTAA
- the rpsC gene encoding 30S ribosomal protein S3: protein MGQKINPISARLGIIRGWDSNWFGGNNYADKLVEDDKIRKYLKARIAKGGVAKVVIERTLKRITITIHTARPGIVIGKGGQEVDKIKEELKKITKKDVQINIFEIKRPELDATLVAESVAKQLEARISFRRAMKTSIAATMRMGAEGIKVMVSGRVGGAEMARTEQYRDGRVPLHTFRADIDYALAEAQTTYGKIGVKVWICKGEVYGKRDLSPNVGAQQAAGKGRGEGASSFNERGGRDNKGGRGRDNRGGRGGDNRGGNRGGDNRGKGGQNRGGKR from the coding sequence CTAATTGGTTTGGTGGCAATAACTACGCTGATAAACTGGTTGAAGACGATAAAATCCGCAAATACTTAAAAGCTCGTATCGCTAAAGGTGGTGTTGCTAAAGTTGTTATTGAACGTACTTTAAAACGTATCACTATTACTATTCACACTGCCCGTCCGGGAATCGTGATTGGTAAAGGCGGTCAGGAAGTTGATAAGATCAAAGAAGAGTTGAAGAAAATCACTAAGAAAGATGTTCAAATCAACATTTTTGAGATCAAACGTCCTGAGTTGGATGCTACTTTAGTAGCTGAAAGCGTAGCTAAACAATTAGAGGCTCGTATCTCTTTCCGTCGTGCTATGAAAACTTCAATCGCTGCTACTATGCGTATGGGCGCTGAAGGTATCAAAGTAATGGTATCTGGTCGTGTAGGTGGTGCTGAAATGGCACGTACTGAGCAATATCGTGACGGACGTGTGCCTTTGCATACATTCCGTGCTGATATTGACTATGCTTTAGCAGAAGCTCAAACTACTTATGGTAAAATAGGTGTTAAAGTTTGGATCTGTAAAGGTGAAGTTTACGGTAAACGTGATCTTTCTCCAAATGTAGGCGCACAACAAGCTGCTGGTAAAGGCCGTGGCGAAGGTGCTTCTTCATTCAACGAAAGAGGCGGACGCGATAACAAAGGTGGTCGTGGTCGTGATAACCGTGGTGGTCGTGGCGGTGATAACCGTGGCGGAAACCGTGGTGGCGATAACCGTGGCAAAGGCGGTCAAAACCGTGGCGGAAAACGATAA